A section of the Acropora muricata isolate sample 2 chromosome 4, ASM3666990v1, whole genome shotgun sequence genome encodes:
- the LOC136914918 gene encoding uncharacterized protein yields MAAEGGTPIRELCKGLVQLAAQIEMLLSNGVAPSTTIASSPLKVEGTATAVKQESTEVIASEQEPRVNAPEIIPVALEGESSKPMILPEAQESLRIEPVIIEEQAEQVETVTYEVFNHGGKRGFARLIDSNGYTYYKHQTCWLCTLSSFPVKWRCCKARVIQRGAVFLPGKHRHNHDPKVGKATAQRIKALVRDKAHCNLLKPVSAIVNEVLHAQFGSAKPPPYVRKWNLVAMANTARKHAIDQYGQNLAFEVNEDCIPEEFLKGDILKHGKRHLIFATEEQLQLLWKAKSWYIDQTFQCCPRKFEQLFTISTFVSSEDRDAKQVPVVFVLMSSRKRKDYRKVLKKILDVLPTTPAVRKITAFYEETMWSVLHQVLPDATIKGCVYHWTQLAWKKIQELGLQTTYNSDEETNLFLRKFMALPFLPEEEILAMFVRLWVQATTSPLQLFVQYVSTSWIYNTTWPPSTWSVFCSVVRSDKDVEGWNECLKGWTFIEGRSAVEEKQLNENVLVHFLHKEASNVSCQTKALSERKVLKRRNQNAGSLQAKLFQNWDDFRAQRKSAEQLLNACADVKFSTAKFV; encoded by the exons ATGGCGGCTGAAGGAGGAACTCCCATACGTG AACTGTGTAAAGGTCTTGTACAGCTTGCAGCACAAATAGAAATGCTTCTAAGTAATGGAGTGGCACCAAGCACCACTATAGCATCCTCACCACTAAAAGTGGAAGGAACTGCAACTGCTGTTAAACAGGAATCTACAGAAGTCATTGCTTCAGAGCAGGAACCTAGAGTTAATGCGCCAGAAATCATTCCTGTTGCACTGGAAGGTGAAAGTAGCAAGCCAATGATCCTCCCTGAAGCACAGGAATCTTTGAGAATTGAACCAGTGATCATTGAAGAACAAGCAGAGCAAGTAGAGACCGTTACATATGAGGTATTTAACCATGGAGGAAAGCGTGGTTTTGCGAGGCTCATCGACAGCAATGGCTACACTTACTATAAACATCAGACTTGTTGGTTGTGTACCCTGTCATCTTTTCCTGTTAAATGGAGATGCTGCAAAGCTAGAGTTATACAAAGGGGTGCAGTGTTTCTTCCGGGTAAGCACAGGCATAACCATGATCCAAAAGTGGGCAAAGCGACCGCTCAGAGAATCAAAGCACTGGTGAGAGACAAGGCACATTGCAATCTACTTAAACCTGTCTCAGCTATTGTCAACGAG GTTCTTCACGCACAGTTTGGATCAGCAAAACCACCACCCTACGTAAGGAAGTGGAATCTAGTTGCTATGGCTAACACAGCCAGAAAGCATGCAATTGATCAGTATGGTCAAAACCTTGCTTTTGAAGTGAATGAAGACTGTATACCAGAAGAGTTCCTTAAAGGAGACATCTTGAAGCATGGAAAAAGGCACTTGATTTTTGCAACAGAGGAGCAGTTGCAACTGTTATGGAAAGCAAAGAGTTGGTATATTGATCAAACATTCCAATGTTGTCCACGAAaatttgaacagctttttacAATCAGCACCTTTGTGTCTTCTGAAGACAGGGATGCCAAGCAAGTGCCTGTTGTGTTTGTTCTCATGTCTTCCAGGAAAAGAAAAGACTATCGCAAG GTTTTGAAGAAAATCCTTGACGTCTTACCCACTACACCAGCTGTTCGGAAGATCACAGCGTTCTATGAGGAGACAATGTGGAGTGTGTTACACCAGGTGCTTCCAGATGCGACAATCAAGGGATGTGTTTACCACTGGACCCAGTTGGCGTGGAAGAAA ATTCAGGAGCTCGGTCTTCAGACGACGTATAACAGTGACGAGGAAACTAATCTGTTTCTTCGCAAATTCATGGCGTTGCCATTTTTACCTGAGGAAGAAATTCTCGCCATGTTTGTTCGCCTGTGGGTCCAAGCGACAACTTCTCCGCTGCAATTATTTGTGCAATATGTATCTACATCCTGGATATACAACACGACCTGGCCTCCTTCAACGTGGAGCGTGTTCTGTTCCGTTGTTCGGAGTGATAAAGATGTGGAAGGGTGGAATGAGTGTCTGAAAGGCTGGACCTTCATAGAGGGACGCTCGGCTgttgaagaaaaacaattgaatgAAAACGTTCTTGTTCATTTTCTTCACAAAGAAGCAAGCAATGTCAGTTGTCAAACGAAGGCACTGTCCGAAAGGAAGGTGCTGAAAAGAAGGAATCAAAATGCGGGGTCACTACAGGCAAAGTTATTTCAGAACTGGGACGACTTCAGGGCTCAGAGAAAGTCAGCAGAGCAACTCTTAAATGCATGCGCAGATGTAAAATTCTCCACTGCTAAATTTGTTTGA